One Micromonospora eburnea genomic region harbors:
- a CDS encoding saccharopine dehydrogenase family protein, with product MRILLVGAGGVGSAAVAIAARRSFFETMVVADRDLGRASRAIAEHDARFVAAPLDASSAEAVAALCRDHRITHVLNAVDPRFVMPIFDGAFAAGADYLDMAMSLSHPHPTAPYAETGVKLGDDQFALAERWSAAGRLALCGIGVEPGLSDVFARYAADELFAEIDEIGVRDGANLTVDGYDFAPSFSIWTTIEECLNPPVIWEADRGWYTTPPFSEPEVFEFPAGIGPVECVNVEHEEVLLIPRWVKAKRVTFKYGLGDEFIEVLKTLHKLGLDAASPVRVRDVAVAPRDVVAACLPDPATLGGRMRGKTCAGTYVTGTGVDGRPRRVYLYHVVDNEWSMREYGHQAVVWQTAVNPVVALELLATGVWSGTGVLGPEALPPRPFLDLLTGYGSPWGMEER from the coding sequence ATGCGTATCCTGCTCGTCGGCGCCGGCGGAGTGGGCTCCGCCGCCGTCGCCATCGCCGCCCGCCGTTCCTTCTTCGAGACCATGGTGGTCGCCGACCGCGACCTGGGCCGGGCCAGTCGGGCCATCGCGGAACACGACGCCCGGTTCGTCGCCGCACCGCTCGACGCCTCCTCGGCGGAGGCGGTCGCCGCGCTCTGCCGGGACCACCGGATCACCCACGTGCTCAACGCGGTCGACCCGCGCTTCGTCATGCCGATCTTCGACGGCGCCTTCGCCGCCGGGGCCGACTACCTGGACATGGCGATGTCGCTGTCCCACCCGCACCCGACCGCGCCCTACGCGGAGACCGGCGTGAAGCTCGGCGACGACCAGTTCGCTCTCGCTGAGCGCTGGTCCGCGGCCGGCCGTCTCGCACTCTGCGGCATCGGCGTCGAACCGGGCCTCTCCGACGTTTTCGCCCGCTACGCCGCCGACGAGCTCTTCGCCGAGATCGACGAGATCGGGGTACGCGACGGAGCCAACCTGACCGTCGACGGCTACGACTTCGCCCCGTCGTTCTCCATCTGGACCACCATCGAGGAGTGCCTGAACCCGCCGGTGATCTGGGAGGCGGACCGGGGCTGGTACACCACCCCGCCCTTCTCCGAACCGGAGGTCTTCGAGTTCCCGGCGGGGATCGGCCCGGTCGAGTGCGTCAACGTGGAGCACGAGGAGGTGCTGCTGATCCCGCGCTGGGTGAAGGCGAAGCGGGTCACCTTCAAGTACGGCCTCGGCGACGAGTTCATCGAGGTGCTCAAGACCCTGCACAAGCTGGGCCTCGACGCCGCATCTCCGGTGCGGGTACGCGACGTCGCGGTCGCCCCACGCGACGTGGTGGCCGCCTGTCTGCCCGACCCGGCCACCCTCGGCGGCCGGATGCGCGGCAAGACCTGCGCCGGCACGTACGTCACCGGCACCGGCGTCGACGGCCGGCCGCGCCGGGTCTACCTCTACCACGTGGTCGACAACGAGTGGTCGATGCGGGAGTACGGCCACCAGGCGGTGGTCTGGCAGACCGCGGTCAACCCGGTCGTCGCGCTGGAACTGCTGGCCACCGGTGTCTGGTCCGGCACCGGGGTGCTCGGCCCGGAGGCGCTGCCGCCGCGGCCCTTCCTCGACCTGCTGACCGGCTACGGCTCGCCGTGGGGAATGGAGGAGCGGTGA
- the speB gene encoding agmatinase: MTRYGPMFGPDVTFLGVPPCTLQEPETYADADVVIVGAPFDGGTSHRPGTRFGPSAIRQACYLPHDGSRPSLALRVDALRDLRVYDAGDVEMFSGDIDRSLAALETAVYAVAAAGAIPVVLGGDHSIALPDATGVARHHGLGRVSLVHFDAHADTGDIEFGSLHGHGQPMRRLIESGAVRGDRFLQIGLRGYWPGPETLAWMAEQRMRSYEMTEVVARGLDSCLSEAFGIATDGCEGVFLSVDVDVVDPGMAPGTGTPEPGGLTSRQLLDAVRRCCYELPVVGVDVLEVAPPYDHADITAYLGNRVVLEALSAIARRRHDATTGTPWNPRQPLLDAR, from the coding sequence GTGACCCGCTACGGCCCGATGTTCGGCCCCGACGTGACGTTCCTCGGGGTGCCACCGTGCACCCTCCAGGAGCCGGAAACCTACGCGGACGCGGACGTGGTGATCGTCGGGGCACCCTTCGACGGCGGCACCTCGCACCGGCCGGGCACCCGGTTCGGCCCGTCCGCCATCCGCCAGGCGTGCTACCTGCCGCACGACGGCTCCCGCCCGTCCCTGGCCCTGCGCGTGGACGCCCTGCGGGACCTGCGCGTCTACGACGCGGGCGACGTGGAGATGTTCTCCGGCGACATCGACCGGTCGCTGGCCGCCCTGGAGACCGCCGTGTACGCGGTCGCCGCGGCCGGGGCGATCCCGGTCGTGCTCGGCGGGGACCACTCCATCGCCCTGCCCGACGCCACCGGGGTGGCCCGCCACCACGGCCTCGGCCGGGTGTCGCTGGTGCACTTCGACGCGCACGCCGACACCGGGGACATCGAGTTCGGCTCGCTGCACGGGCACGGCCAGCCGATGCGCCGGCTCATCGAGTCCGGCGCGGTACGCGGCGACCGCTTCCTCCAGATCGGCCTGCGCGGCTACTGGCCCGGCCCGGAGACGCTGGCGTGGATGGCCGAGCAGCGGATGCGCTCGTACGAGATGACCGAGGTGGTGGCGCGCGGACTGGATTCCTGTCTCTCGGAGGCGTTCGGGATCGCGACGGACGGGTGTGAGGGCGTCTTCCTCTCCGTCGACGTGGACGTGGTCGACCCGGGCATGGCCCCCGGCACCGGCACTCCCGAGCCGGGCGGGCTCACCTCGCGGCAGCTCCTCGACGCCGTCCGCCGCTGCTGCTACGAGCTGCCTGTCGTCGGGGTGGACGTGCTCGAGGTCGCCCCGCCGTACGACCACGCCGACATCACCGCCTACCTCGGCAACCGCGTGGTCCTGGAGGCCCTGTCGGCAATCGCCCGCCGCCGCCACGACGCCACCACCGGCACCCCCTGGAACCCCCGCCAACCCCTCCTCGACGCCCGCTGA
- the gabT gene encoding 4-aminobutyrate--2-oxoglutarate transaminase: MTSSDELHKRRGAAVARGVGSTITSYVDRAGGGTITDVDGREWIDFAAGIAVTNVGNSAPKVVEAVRAQVERFTHTCFMVAPYESYVAVCEQLNALTPGSFEKRSALLNSGAEAVENAVKIARHATGRPAVVVFDHAYHGRTNLTMALTAKNMPYKHRFGPFAGEVYRVPMSYPLRDGGLDGATAAARAIEMVEKQVGAENVAALLIEPIQGEGGFVVPAEGFLPALREWATAAGVVFVADEIQTGFCRTGDWFACQHEGVEPDLITLAKGIAGGLPLAAVTGRAELMDAVHVGGLGGTYGGNPIACAAALAAIETMHELDLAAAARRIGATMGDRLRAIAAGDPRVAEVRGRGAMLAVELVQPGTLTPDPAAAAAISAACHAAGLLTLTCGTYGNVLRFLPPLVISDDELTRGLDILAAAFA; encoded by the coding sequence ATGACTTCCTCCGACGAGCTGCACAAGCGGCGGGGCGCGGCGGTCGCTCGCGGCGTCGGCAGCACGATCACCTCGTACGTGGACCGCGCGGGTGGCGGCACCATCACCGACGTCGACGGTCGGGAGTGGATCGACTTCGCGGCCGGCATCGCGGTCACCAACGTGGGCAACTCCGCCCCGAAGGTGGTCGAGGCGGTCCGGGCGCAGGTCGAACGCTTCACCCACACCTGCTTCATGGTCGCCCCGTACGAGTCGTACGTGGCGGTCTGTGAGCAGCTCAACGCGCTGACCCCGGGCAGCTTCGAGAAGCGCTCGGCGCTGCTCAACTCGGGTGCCGAGGCGGTGGAGAACGCCGTCAAGATCGCCCGGCACGCCACCGGGCGGCCGGCGGTGGTGGTCTTCGACCACGCGTACCACGGCCGGACCAACCTGACCATGGCGCTGACCGCGAAGAACATGCCGTACAAGCACCGCTTCGGGCCGTTCGCGGGTGAGGTCTACCGGGTGCCGATGTCGTACCCGCTGCGCGACGGTGGGCTGGACGGGGCGACCGCCGCGGCCCGGGCGATCGAGATGGTGGAGAAGCAGGTCGGCGCGGAGAACGTGGCCGCGCTGCTGATCGAGCCGATCCAGGGCGAGGGCGGTTTCGTCGTACCCGCGGAGGGGTTTCTGCCGGCGCTGCGCGAGTGGGCGACGGCGGCCGGGGTGGTCTTCGTCGCCGACGAGATCCAGACCGGTTTCTGCCGGACCGGGGACTGGTTCGCCTGCCAGCACGAGGGCGTCGAGCCGGACCTGATCACCCTGGCCAAGGGCATCGCCGGTGGGCTGCCGCTGGCCGCGGTGACCGGCCGGGCGGAGCTGATGGACGCGGTGCACGTGGGTGGCCTCGGCGGCACGTACGGTGGCAACCCGATCGCCTGCGCCGCCGCGCTGGCGGCCATCGAGACGATGCACGAGCTGGACCTGGCCGCCGCCGCCCGACGGATCGGGGCGACCATGGGCGACCGGCTGCGCGCCATCGCCGCCGGCGACCCGCGCGTCGCCGAGGTACGCGGCCGGGGCGCGATGCTCGCCGTGGAGCTAGTGCAGCCGGGCACCCTCACCCCGGACCCGGCCGCCGCGGCGGCGATCTCGGCGGCCTGCCACGCCGCCGGCCTGCTCACCCTGACCTGTGGCACCTACGGCAACGTGCTGCGTTTCCTGCCCCCGCTCGTCATCTCCGACGACGAGCTGACCCGCGGCCTCGACATCCTGGCGGCAGCCTTCGCCTAA
- a CDS encoding gamma-aminobutyraldehyde dehydrogenase: MSDQQQLRNFVNGEYVAPVDGGYADLVDPCTGEVFAQAPVSGAADVDAAMRAAATAFETWRDTTPAERQKALLKLADAVESRAAELVDAEVRNTGKPRQLTADEELPPAVDEFRFFAGAARLLEGRSAGEYLAGHTSYVRREPIGVCAQVTPWNYPLMMAVWKIAPALAAGNTVVLKPSDTTPVSTLLLAEIAAEFFPPGVFNVLCGDRDTGRALVSHPTPQLVSITGSTRAGMEVAAAAAPDLKRTHLELGGKAPVVIFDDADIAAAAEAIAVGGYFNAGQDCTAATRVLAGPGVYDDFVAALTEQARNTKTGAPDDEDVLYGPLNNANQLSRVRGFVDRLPDHANVETGGSQVGERGYFYAPTVVSGVRQADEVIQQEVFGPVITVQRFADEDEAVRWANGVEYGLSASVWTRDHGRAMRMTRRLDFGCVWVNTHIPFISEMPHGGFKHSGHGKDLSVYSLEDYTRIKHVMHNIEG, from the coding sequence ATGAGCGATCAGCAGCAGCTGCGCAACTTCGTCAACGGCGAGTACGTCGCCCCGGTGGACGGCGGCTACGCCGACCTGGTCGACCCGTGCACCGGGGAGGTCTTCGCCCAGGCGCCGGTCTCCGGCGCGGCGGACGTGGACGCGGCGATGCGGGCCGCCGCCACGGCGTTCGAGACGTGGCGCGACACCACCCCCGCCGAACGGCAGAAGGCCCTGCTCAAGCTCGCGGACGCGGTGGAGTCCCGGGCCGCCGAGTTGGTCGACGCCGAGGTACGCAACACCGGCAAGCCCCGCCAGCTCACCGCCGACGAGGAGCTGCCACCGGCCGTCGACGAGTTCCGCTTCTTCGCCGGTGCCGCCCGCCTGCTGGAGGGCCGCTCGGCGGGCGAGTACCTGGCGGGTCACACCTCGTACGTGCGACGGGAACCGATCGGCGTCTGCGCCCAGGTCACCCCGTGGAACTACCCGCTGATGATGGCGGTCTGGAAGATCGCCCCGGCGCTGGCGGCCGGCAACACGGTGGTGCTCAAGCCGTCCGACACCACCCCGGTGTCGACGCTGCTGCTGGCCGAGATCGCGGCCGAGTTCTTCCCGCCGGGCGTGTTCAACGTGCTCTGCGGCGACCGGGACACCGGGCGCGCCCTCGTCTCCCACCCCACTCCGCAGCTCGTGTCGATCACCGGCTCGACCCGGGCCGGTATGGAGGTCGCCGCGGCGGCGGCACCGGACCTGAAGCGGACCCACCTGGAGCTGGGCGGCAAGGCCCCGGTGGTGATCTTCGACGACGCGGACATCGCGGCGGCGGCCGAGGCGATCGCGGTGGGCGGCTACTTCAACGCCGGCCAGGACTGCACCGCCGCCACCCGGGTGCTCGCCGGTCCCGGCGTCTACGACGACTTCGTCGCCGCCCTCACCGAGCAGGCCCGCAACACGAAGACCGGCGCACCGGACGACGAGGACGTGCTCTACGGCCCGCTGAACAACGCCAACCAGCTCTCCCGGGTACGCGGCTTCGTGGACCGGCTGCCGGATCACGCGAACGTCGAGACCGGCGGATCGCAGGTCGGTGAGCGCGGCTACTTCTACGCCCCGACCGTGGTCTCCGGGGTGCGGCAGGCCGACGAGGTCATCCAGCAGGAGGTGTTCGGGCCGGTCATCACCGTGCAGCGCTTCGCGGACGAGGACGAGGCGGTGCGCTGGGCCAACGGTGTGGAGTACGGCCTGTCCGCCTCGGTCTGGACCCGCGATCACGGCCGGGCGATGCGGATGACCCGCCGACTCGACTTCGGCTGTGTCTGGGTGAACACCCACATCCCGTTCATCTCGGAGATGCCGCACGGTGGCTTCAAGCACTCCGGCCACGGCAAGGACCTCTCGGTCTACAGCCTGGAGGACTACACCCGGATCAAGCACGTCATGCACAACATCGAGGGCTGA
- a CDS encoding aldehyde dehydrogenase family protein, whose protein sequence is MEPRAFFVAGRPVHGEGELTVIHPYDGRTVGRTTIATPDQVEAAVAAAAGVAATAAALPAHARAAALDHVSRRLAERADEVAALITAENGKPVKWAKAEVGRAVSTFRWAAEEARRFSGELQRLDTDPAATGRIALVRRVPRGPVLGITPFNFPLNLVAHKVAPAIAAGAPIIVKPAPATPLSALLLGEILAETELPEGMFSVLPLPNERAAELVADPRLPVVSFTGSGPVGAAIRRAAPEKHVTLELGGNAAAVICEDWASDEDLTFAAHRIATFSNYQAGQSCIAVQRVYVHEWLYDGFLPRLVAAVQELRTGDPTSELTDVGPLVSVEAAERVEAWVDEAVAAGATIEVGGRREGATYPPTVLSGVPPTAKVCREEVFGPVLVVSPVTDDQAAFATVNDSAYGLQAGVFTHRLDVAFAAARTLEVGGVIVGDVPSYRADQMPYGGVKGSGVGREGLRSAMDDYTEPRVMVLTGLPL, encoded by the coding sequence GTGGAGCCGAGAGCCTTCTTTGTCGCCGGCCGCCCCGTCCACGGCGAGGGCGAGCTGACCGTCATCCACCCGTACGACGGCCGCACGGTGGGGCGTACCACGATCGCCACGCCCGACCAGGTCGAAGCCGCCGTCGCGGCAGCCGCCGGCGTGGCCGCGACGGCCGCGGCCCTGCCCGCGCACGCCCGCGCGGCGGCCCTGGACCACGTCTCCCGGCGGCTCGCCGAACGCGCCGACGAGGTGGCGGCCCTGATCACCGCCGAGAACGGCAAGCCGGTCAAGTGGGCGAAGGCCGAGGTGGGCCGAGCGGTCTCCACGTTCCGGTGGGCGGCCGAGGAGGCCCGGCGCTTCTCCGGCGAACTGCAACGCCTGGACACCGACCCGGCGGCCACCGGACGGATCGCGCTGGTCCGGCGGGTGCCTCGCGGCCCCGTCCTCGGCATCACGCCGTTCAACTTCCCGCTCAACCTGGTCGCGCACAAGGTCGCCCCGGCCATCGCGGCCGGTGCGCCCATCATCGTCAAGCCGGCCCCCGCCACCCCGCTGTCCGCGCTGCTGCTCGGCGAGATCCTCGCCGAGACCGAGCTGCCCGAGGGGATGTTCTCGGTGCTGCCGCTGCCCAACGAGCGCGCCGCCGAGCTGGTCGCCGACCCCCGGCTGCCGGTGGTGTCGTTCACCGGCTCCGGACCGGTCGGCGCGGCCATCCGGCGGGCCGCCCCGGAAAAACACGTCACCCTGGAACTGGGCGGCAACGCGGCGGCCGTGATCTGCGAAGACTGGGCGTCGGACGAGGACCTCACCTTCGCGGCGCACCGGATCGCCACCTTCTCCAACTACCAGGCCGGCCAGTCGTGCATCGCCGTGCAGCGGGTGTACGTGCACGAATGGCTCTACGACGGCTTCCTGCCCCGGCTCGTCGCCGCCGTTCAGGAGCTGCGGACCGGGGATCCGACCTCGGAGCTGACCGACGTCGGGCCGCTGGTCTCCGTCGAGGCGGCCGAGCGGGTCGAGGCGTGGGTCGACGAGGCGGTCGCCGCCGGGGCCACCATCGAGGTCGGCGGACGCCGGGAGGGCGCCACCTACCCGCCGACGGTGCTGTCCGGCGTACCGCCCACCGCCAAGGTCTGCCGGGAGGAGGTGTTCGGGCCGGTGCTCGTGGTCAGCCCGGTCACGGACGACCAGGCCGCGTTCGCCACGGTCAACGACTCGGCGTACGGACTGCAGGCGGGCGTGTTCACGCATCGCCTGGACGTCGCGTTCGCCGCCGCGCGGACGCTGGAGGTCGGCGGGGTGATCGTCGGGGACGTGCCGTCGTACCGGGCCGACCAGATGCCGTACGGCGGGGTGAAGGGGTCCGGCGTCGGCCGGGAAGGGCTGCGCAGCGCGATGGACGACTACACCGAACCACGCGTCATGGTGCTGACCGGCCTGCCCCTGTAG
- a CDS encoding SUKH-3 domain-containing protein, with protein sequence MIERQQAEQLAAVWAQRDSERLGFPCTPLIEEFDLGYLITSTVSPEARALPGDLPTTVVDKETGEVSTWPRLPLAAVAQMFRQRRPPEPRAPRTVDPAGQLLREITRLPTPGGVAHLTLDGRVHVAHGAKGDVELHHHPLVQSYLDELPRGHLVRGGERHAEMIVVSDVLHEHDHRRASDGLPPLTMAEARQIVGNSRTEFFRIRESGDPAGGPAELPCDSCINFLVHFNALPWSDLGYTHPRLSAPQTDPDPGRFPREVADALVIAGWRPHFGDDALAAASIREVTAVASRTRSHAAFPAAMSALTAFPGLVTGRKGPGENVWISRFSLRPHRVAHTADTLADFGAVLGVRLFPLGTERGESIIAVDEHGRIFALDQAGEWFLGPDIDAALTTLLLGRAPARVHDDGTW encoded by the coding sequence GTGATCGAGCGACAGCAGGCTGAGCAACTCGCCGCCGTCTGGGCGCAGCGAGATTCCGAGCGCTTGGGATTCCCGTGCACGCCGCTGATCGAAGAGTTCGACCTGGGCTACCTGATCACATCCACGGTGTCGCCCGAGGCCCGCGCCCTCCCCGGCGATTTGCCGACCACAGTGGTCGACAAGGAGACCGGCGAGGTGTCGACCTGGCCACGGCTGCCGCTCGCCGCCGTCGCGCAGATGTTCCGGCAGCGCCGCCCGCCGGAGCCGCGCGCACCGCGCACGGTAGACCCGGCCGGTCAGTTGCTTCGCGAGATCACCCGGCTGCCCACGCCTGGAGGCGTGGCGCATCTCACCCTCGACGGCCGCGTCCACGTGGCCCACGGGGCGAAGGGCGACGTCGAACTGCACCATCATCCGCTGGTTCAGTCTTATCTGGACGAGCTACCGCGGGGCCATCTGGTCCGGGGCGGCGAGCGGCACGCCGAGATGATCGTCGTCTCCGACGTCCTGCACGAACACGACCATCGCCGAGCGAGCGACGGCCTTCCGCCATTGACCATGGCGGAGGCAAGGCAGATCGTGGGCAACAGTCGGACCGAGTTCTTCCGGATCCGCGAATCCGGCGATCCCGCGGGCGGGCCGGCGGAGCTACCCTGCGATTCCTGCATCAACTTCCTGGTGCACTTCAACGCGCTTCCGTGGTCCGACCTCGGCTACACGCACCCTCGGCTTTCAGCGCCACAGACCGACCCGGACCCAGGACGCTTTCCCCGCGAGGTCGCCGACGCGTTGGTGATTGCTGGTTGGCGCCCCCACTTCGGGGACGACGCGTTGGCCGCCGCCTCCATTCGCGAGGTGACCGCCGTAGCCAGCAGGACCCGGTCACATGCGGCGTTTCCGGCCGCAATGTCGGCCCTCACCGCGTTTCCAGGGCTTGTAACGGGGCGCAAAGGACCCGGTGAGAATGTCTGGATATCGCGGTTCAGTTTGCGTCCGCACCGTGTGGCTCACACTGCCGACACGCTCGCTGACTTCGGGGCGGTGCTCGGCGTACGGCTTTTTCCGCTGGGCACGGAACGTGGCGAGAGCATCATCGCGGTGGACGAGCACGGGCGGATCTTCGCGCTCGACCAGGCCGGCGAGTGGTTCCTCGGCCCGGACATCGACGCCGCCCTGACCACCCTCCTGCTCGGCCGCGCCCCCGCCCGAGTCCACGACGACGGCACCTGGTGA
- a CDS encoding YbaB/EbfC family nucleoid-associated protein, which produces MGESADRDANRALRARFDEVYGQYQRFRSGLDELQGKLAELRVTERSDDGQVTVVAGARGELVSVEVTPSVFHDRDAKALSKKITTTVLRASAAAVAATQELVAGYLPPGSASVEFLRTNDFGALLGRADAVLSRGE; this is translated from the coding sequence GTGGGCGAAAGTGCGGATCGGGACGCCAACCGTGCGCTGCGCGCGCGCTTCGACGAGGTGTATGGCCAGTACCAGCGATTTCGGTCCGGATTGGACGAACTTCAGGGCAAGCTCGCCGAGCTGCGGGTGACCGAGCGCTCTGATGACGGCCAGGTCACCGTCGTGGCCGGGGCCCGGGGCGAGCTGGTCAGCGTGGAGGTCACGCCCTCGGTCTTCCACGACCGGGACGCCAAGGCGTTGAGCAAGAAGATCACCACAACCGTGCTGCGGGCGTCCGCTGCCGCGGTCGCCGCGACCCAGGAACTGGTCGCCGGATATCTGCCGCCCGGCTCTGCGTCGGTGGAGTTCCTGCGTACGAATGACTTCGGCGCGCTGCTCGGCCGGGCGGACGCCGTCCTCTCCCGCGGCGAATGA